One stretch of Streptomyces hygroscopicus DNA includes these proteins:
- a CDS encoding haloacid dehalogenase: protein MSPLSPLHLSLATLKLLPLPPLQLLAPVKAGVAAGVRDAAGAVGRLVRPSQRGIWSYPGRYYIEVRGVHGIGGEQVARRVERALEEHPRVQWARVNAPSERVVVAVGKPPPSEQDLIARIERAEVQEPVAPTEEFDEWAPEPRHPSGGAKDAQSLAVVAADVVGLGVATALRLTPWLKLPNEVAAALSIIQHHPRLRRLALAITRGQPTEAALPVLTALTQGVATRGGGLALDLVQRAALWREAEAEGRAWAAMEPQLVHGPQDVVAEPIVVERPGKPPKDTMERFAERSMAAGAAAGVLAAPFAGPRRGFAVAFSSVPRAPGAGREGFATSLGQFLALRGVLAMDRSSLRRLGQVDTVVLDEAALRGDRYEPIDLELLGGADPESTAERLFDLFDPDEPLETRHDDGWVLGSLDRLELTGRTGQQTAARLRRRGSERVLGLARGSTLQAVVGLAPQTVPGAEAVAAAARRAGSRIVLATDRPHPTGFTFADAVVPSGRRLVASVRSLQADGAVVLLLSGNRRALGAADCGVGVHRDGEPPAWGAHLLVGADLESAGLIVDAVGVAARVDRESALLSGGGSAVGAVAALQAAPNQATARAAAAGTTAGTLAFALGHWRARQLLARPMDPPVTTTPWHLMPVPRVLERLEADHDGLTPEEATARTALGPRRGEPTRTTLPAAFIEELANPLTPVLAAGAALAAAVGSRTDAALVAAITGISALVGGFQRVRTERALAELFARSAIGARVRRGGTERLVTAGDLVPGDIVMLGPEDVVPADCRLLEGEGLEVDESSLTGESLPVSKDPAPVVGAHITQRRSMLYEGTTVSAGRAVAVVVATGPATEVGRSLATARQAAPVTGVEARLTSLTRSSVPIALGSAAAVAGAGLLHGLPLTENLASAVNLAVASVPEGLPFLVNAAQLAAARRLADLGALVRNPRTIEALGRADVLCFDKTGTLTEGNLQLAAVSDSGGPLPADRLDAPRKAVLAAALRATPPARQSEPMAHQTDRAVSVGARRAGVGVRRGAPRWRRTDALPFEPSRAYHATTGRTVHGPLLSVKGAPEGVLDRVARRRTPGTGQATELDAEGIRKLGETAEELAGAGRRVLAVAERRMREGEELSDEAVRDLDFLGFIAIADPVRTSAAPALARLRESGVQTMMLTGDHPATADAIAAPIMDLPEPKVCTGPELDEMDDAELDELLPTVDVIARCSPHHKVRIVQAYQRLGRVVAMTGDGANDAPAIRLADVGIALGRRGTPAATAAADLVVTDDRLETIVSALMEGRAMWASVRAALAILIGGNFGEVTFSVATSALTGTTPLSARQIMLVNLLTDLAPALAIAVREPTGHTGERLLKEGPSRSLGAALTKEMLLRGVITAAGAGLAWTGARVTGRRRRAGTVALAALVGTQLAQTLTTGGLDRHVLVAGLGSAAVLAAIIQTPGVSQFFDCTPLGPVAWAITLGSITAATLFGPILAPLLRLDSTPLETDQAEGSAESADAADGAEVAAASR from the coding sequence ATGTCACCGCTGTCACCGCTGCATCTGTCCCTGGCGACGCTGAAGCTGCTGCCCCTGCCACCCCTGCAGCTCCTCGCGCCCGTCAAGGCCGGTGTGGCCGCGGGTGTGCGGGATGCCGCCGGAGCCGTCGGGCGGCTGGTCCGGCCCTCCCAACGCGGGATCTGGTCCTACCCGGGGCGGTACTACATCGAGGTCCGCGGGGTGCACGGGATCGGGGGCGAGCAGGTGGCCCGGCGGGTGGAACGGGCCCTCGAGGAGCATCCGCGGGTGCAATGGGCACGGGTCAACGCGCCCTCCGAGCGGGTCGTGGTGGCCGTGGGCAAGCCGCCCCCGTCCGAGCAGGACCTGATCGCACGGATCGAGCGCGCGGAGGTCCAGGAGCCCGTCGCGCCCACCGAGGAGTTCGACGAGTGGGCCCCGGAGCCGCGCCATCCCTCCGGCGGTGCGAAGGACGCCCAGTCGCTGGCCGTCGTGGCGGCGGACGTCGTGGGGCTGGGCGTGGCCACCGCCCTGCGTCTCACCCCGTGGCTCAAACTGCCGAACGAGGTGGCCGCGGCCCTGTCCATCATCCAGCACCACCCCCGCCTGCGGCGGCTGGCCCTGGCCATCACCCGCGGGCAGCCCACCGAGGCGGCATTGCCGGTGCTGACCGCGCTGACCCAGGGCGTGGCCACCCGGGGCGGCGGGCTCGCGCTCGACCTCGTCCAGCGGGCGGCCCTGTGGCGGGAGGCGGAGGCGGAGGGCCGGGCCTGGGCGGCGATGGAGCCACAGCTGGTGCACGGCCCCCAGGACGTGGTGGCCGAGCCGATCGTGGTCGAGCGGCCCGGAAAGCCTCCCAAGGACACCATGGAGCGCTTCGCGGAGCGCTCCATGGCCGCCGGGGCCGCGGCCGGCGTCCTCGCGGCCCCGTTCGCCGGTCCGCGTCGCGGATTCGCGGTCGCGTTCTCGTCCGTGCCCAGGGCGCCGGGGGCCGGCCGGGAGGGGTTCGCGACCAGCCTCGGCCAGTTTCTCGCCCTGCGCGGCGTCCTCGCCATGGACCGCAGCAGTCTGCGGCGGCTGGGCCAGGTCGACACCGTGGTGCTGGACGAGGCGGCGCTGCGCGGCGACCGCTACGAGCCCATCGACCTGGAACTCCTCGGCGGCGCCGACCCCGAGTCGACCGCCGAGCGGCTCTTCGACCTCTTCGACCCCGATGAGCCCCTGGAGACCCGCCACGACGACGGATGGGTACTCGGCTCCCTGGACCGGCTGGAGCTGACGGGCCGCACCGGGCAGCAGACCGCGGCGCGGCTCCGCCGCAGGGGCAGCGAGCGGGTGCTCGGTCTGGCCCGGGGAAGCACGCTCCAGGCGGTGGTGGGCCTCGCCCCGCAGACCGTGCCGGGCGCCGAGGCCGTGGCGGCCGCCGCCCGCCGGGCAGGATCCCGCATCGTCCTGGCCACCGACCGGCCCCATCCCACGGGCTTCACCTTCGCCGACGCGGTGGTGCCCTCCGGCCGCCGCCTCGTGGCCTCCGTACGGTCCCTGCAGGCCGACGGTGCCGTGGTGCTGCTGCTCTCCGGCAACCGCCGGGCCCTGGGAGCCGCCGACTGCGGCGTCGGCGTGCACCGGGACGGCGAGCCCCCGGCCTGGGGCGCCCATCTGCTCGTCGGCGCCGACCTGGAGTCGGCCGGGCTCATCGTGGACGCCGTGGGCGTGGCCGCGCGGGTCGACCGGGAGAGCGCCCTGCTGTCCGGGGGCGGCAGCGCCGTCGGCGCGGTGGCCGCCCTCCAGGCAGCCCCGAACCAGGCCACCGCCCGCGCCGCGGCGGCGGGCACCACCGCGGGGACCCTGGCCTTCGCCCTGGGCCACTGGCGGGCGCGCCAGCTCCTCGCCCGCCCCATGGACCCGCCGGTGACCACCACCCCCTGGCATCTGATGCCCGTCCCCCGGGTGCTGGAGCGCCTGGAGGCCGACCACGACGGCCTCACGCCGGAGGAGGCGACCGCCCGCACCGCGCTGGGGCCGCGCCGCGGCGAGCCCACCCGCACCACCCTGCCCGCCGCGTTCATCGAGGAGCTGGCCAACCCCCTGACCCCGGTCCTCGCCGCCGGGGCCGCCCTGGCCGCCGCCGTGGGCTCACGCACCGATGCCGCACTGGTGGCCGCCATCACCGGCATCTCCGCCCTGGTCGGCGGATTCCAGCGGGTCAGGACCGAGCGGGCCCTGGCCGAGCTGTTCGCCCGCTCGGCGATCGGCGCCCGGGTCCGCCGGGGCGGTACGGAACGCCTCGTGACCGCCGGGGACCTCGTCCCCGGCGACATCGTCATGCTGGGCCCCGAGGACGTGGTGCCCGCCGACTGCCGCCTGCTGGAGGGCGAGGGGCTCGAGGTCGACGAGTCCTCGCTGACCGGCGAATCGCTGCCCGTGAGCAAGGATCCGGCGCCGGTCGTCGGCGCGCACATCACCCAGCGCCGGTCGATGCTCTACGAGGGCACCACCGTCTCCGCGGGGCGCGCCGTGGCCGTCGTCGTGGCCACCGGACCGGCCACCGAGGTCGGCCGGAGCCTGGCCACCGCCCGCCAGGCCGCCCCCGTCACCGGTGTCGAGGCGCGGCTGACCTCGCTCACCCGGTCCAGCGTGCCCATCGCGCTCGGGTCCGCCGCCGCGGTCGCCGGCGCCGGGCTGCTGCACGGCCTCCCGCTCACCGAGAACCTCGCCTCCGCCGTCAACCTGGCCGTCGCGTCCGTCCCCGAAGGGCTCCCGTTCCTGGTCAACGCGGCCCAGCTGGCGGCCGCCCGCCGGCTGGCCGACCTCGGCGCCCTGGTCCGCAACCCCCGCACCATCGAGGCGCTCGGCCGCGCCGACGTGCTGTGCTTCGACAAGACCGGAACCCTCACCGAGGGCAACCTCCAGCTCGCGGCCGTCAGCGACAGCGGCGGCCCGCTCCCCGCCGACCGGCTCGACGCGCCCCGTAAGGCAGTGCTCGCCGCCGCCCTGCGCGCGACCCCGCCGGCCCGCCAGTCCGAGCCCATGGCGCACCAGACCGACCGCGCGGTGAGCGTCGGGGCGCGCCGGGCCGGGGTCGGGGTGCGGCGCGGAGCGCCCCGCTGGCGCCGTACCGACGCGCTGCCCTTCGAACCCTCCCGCGCCTACCACGCCACCACCGGGCGCACCGTGCACGGTCCGCTGCTCAGCGTGAAGGGCGCGCCCGAGGGCGTCCTGGACCGGGTCGCACGGCGGCGCACCCCGGGCACCGGCCAGGCCACCGAACTGGACGCGGAGGGCATCAGGAAGCTGGGCGAGACCGCGGAGGAGCTGGCCGGCGCCGGACGCCGGGTGCTGGCGGTGGCCGAGCGGCGGATGCGGGAGGGCGAGGAGCTGTCCGACGAGGCCGTACGGGACCTGGACTTCCTCGGCTTCATCGCCATCGCCGACCCCGTGCGCACCAGCGCCGCCCCCGCCCTCGCGCGGCTGCGCGAGTCGGGTGTGCAGACCATGATGCTCACCGGCGACCACCCCGCCACCGCGGACGCCATCGCCGCCCCCATCATGGATCTCCCCGAGCCGAAGGTGTGCACCGGTCCGGAGCTGGACGAGATGGACGACGCGGAGCTGGACGAGCTGCTGCCGACGGTGGATGTGATCGCCCGGTGCAGCCCGCACCACAAGGTCCGCATCGTCCAGGCGTATCAGCGCCTCGGCCGGGTGGTGGCGATGACCGGGGACGGCGCCAACGACGCCCCCGCGATCCGGCTCGCGGACGTCGGGATCGCCCTGGGGCGGCGCGGCACCCCCGCCGCGACCGCCGCGGCGGACCTGGTCGTCACCGACGACCGCCTGGAGACGATCGTCTCGGCCCTGATGGAGGGGCGCGCCATGTGGGCCTCGGTCCGCGCGGCCCTCGCCATCCTCATCGGCGGCAACTTCGGCGAGGTCACCTTCAGTGTGGCCACCTCCGCCCTGACCGGCACCACACCCCTGAGCGCCCGTCAGATCATGCTGGTCAACCTGCTGACCGACCTCGCGCCCGCGCTCGCCATCGCGGTGCGCGAGCCGACCGGGCACACCGGTGAACGGCTGCTCAAGGAGGGCCCGAGCCGCTCCCTGGGCGCGGCGCTGACCAAGGAGATGCTGCTGCGGGGCGTCATCACGGCCGCCGGGGCCGGACTGGCGTGGACCGGCGCCCGGGTCACCGGCAGACGCCGCCGGGCCGGTACGGTGGCGCTCGCCGCCCTGGTCGGCACCCAGCTCGCGCAGACCCTGACCACGGGCGGTCTGGACCGGCACGTCCTGGTCGCGGGCCTTGGCTCCGCCGCGGTGCTCGCCGCCATCATCCAGACCCCGGGTGTCAGCCAGTTCTTCGACTGCACCCCGCTCGGCCCGGTCGCCTGGGCCATCACCCTGGGGTCCATCACCGCGGCCACCCTCTTCGGCCCCATCCTGGCGCCGCTGCTGCGCCTCGATAGCACGCCCCTTGAAACGGATCAGGCGGAGGGCTCGGCGGAGAGCGCGGACGCCGCCGACGGGGCGGAGGTCGCCGCCGCATCGCGGTGA